Proteins encoded together in one Ferroglobus placidus DSM 10642 window:
- a CDS encoding ribbon-helix-helix domain-containing protein, which translates to MSEEEKRKYTTVSIPVQLYEKIKQRIEGTGFTSVSDYVTYVLREVLASLEEEEKEEAFSKEEEEKVKERLRALGYLD; encoded by the coding sequence ATGAGCGAGGAGGAGAAGAGGAAGTACACTACCGTTAGCATTCCGGTGCAGTTGTATGAGAAAATAAAGCAGAGAATTGAAGGGACTGGCTTTACCTCCGTTTCTGACTACGTAACCTACGTTTTAAGAGAGGTTCTCGCAAGTTTGGAGGAAGAGGAGAAAGAAGAGGCTTTTAGCAAGGAAGAAGAGGAAAAGGTAAAGGAGAGACTCAGAGCTTTAGGATACCTGGACTGA
- the cysC gene encoding adenylyl-sulfate kinase: MSFVVWLTGPSGAGKTTLARALEKRLKEMGLKVEVLDGDEIRRKLYPDIGFSKEAREMHNRVVIHMAKLLSRNGVVTVVSLISPYKSVREKAREEIGKFIEVYLKCPLEVRMKRDPKGLYAKAMRGEIKNLTGYDGVYEEPDDPELILETHKMSVEEEVEAIIEKAKELGYLEV; this comes from the coding sequence ATGAGCTTCGTTGTATGGCTTACCGGTCCGAGCGGGGCAGGAAAAACGACCCTTGCGAGGGCATTGGAAAAAAGGCTTAAAGAGATGGGGCTGAAGGTAGAGGTCTTGGATGGAGATGAAATTAGAAGAAAGCTTTACCCGGACATAGGCTTCAGCAAGGAAGCGAGGGAAATGCATAATCGCGTAGTGATCCACATGGCTAAGCTTTTGTCAAGGAACGGAGTTGTTACAGTCGTTTCTTTAATCTCTCCTTACAAGTCAGTGAGGGAAAAGGCGAGGGAGGAAATTGGAAAATTCATAGAAGTTTACCTCAAGTGCCCCCTCGAAGTAAGGATGAAGAGGGATCCAAAAGGACTGTACGCTAAAGCTATGCGAGGTGAGATTAAAAACTTAACTGGCTACGACGGTGTTTACGAAGAGCCAGACGATCCTGAACTAATTCTCGAAACCCACAAAATGAGCGTCGAAGAGGAGGTTGAGGCTATCATCGAAAAAGCAAAGGAGTTGGGATACCTGGAGGTTTGA
- a CDS encoding alkaline phosphatase family protein — protein sequence MVRVLIFGLDSAPPELLFSKFIDELPAIKKLLKNSIYGEMRSCIPAITIPAWAVMFTGKTPGELGLYGFRHRKAGSYDEMWIANSRKVVEPAIWDFLGMEGKKSVLIGVPPSYPPKRVNGWLISCFITPDANSNYTYPEELKKEVEKIVGEYIFDVVFRKDERMEVKEKIWEMTEKRFEVARHLIQEKDWDLFWLVEIGLDRIHHAFWKYFDKEHHLYEENSKFKNVIKDYYKLLDREIKKTLELVEEDTYVVVVSDHGVKRMKGAFAVNQWLIEEGYLKIRNPEILEKRAGVKFEELDVDWNKTVAWAWGGYYSRIFLNVEGREKNGIIKKSEYEKVREEIADHVKSIRGPNGEKWDTKVFYPEEIYPIALGDKPDLMVYFDDLYWRAAGTLGWESNYLAENDTGPDDAVHSEYGVFLLSHPEIESKRISCSIYDFAPTILKLFGIEAEFRGNALI from the coding sequence ATGGTAAGGGTTTTAATTTTCGGTTTGGATTCAGCCCCTCCGGAACTTTTATTCAGCAAGTTCATAGATGAGCTGCCCGCGATAAAGAAGCTCTTAAAGAACTCCATTTACGGGGAGATGAGGAGTTGCATTCCGGCAATAACAATCCCAGCCTGGGCGGTGATGTTTACGGGAAAAACTCCGGGAGAGCTTGGATTATACGGATTTAGGCACAGAAAGGCTGGAAGTTACGATGAAATGTGGATAGCGAACAGCAGAAAGGTAGTTGAGCCTGCCATATGGGATTTCCTCGGAATGGAAGGTAAGAAAAGCGTTTTAATCGGAGTTCCGCCAAGCTATCCGCCTAAGAGAGTGAACGGTTGGCTAATAAGCTGCTTTATAACTCCCGACGCAAACTCCAATTACACTTATCCCGAAGAGCTTAAGAAAGAGGTGGAAAAGATTGTTGGAGAGTACATCTTTGACGTCGTTTTCAGAAAAGACGAGAGGATGGAAGTGAAGGAAAAAATCTGGGAAATGACCGAGAAAAGGTTTGAAGTTGCAAGGCATCTAATTCAGGAAAAAGACTGGGACTTGTTCTGGCTCGTTGAAATTGGTTTGGACAGAATTCATCACGCTTTCTGGAAGTATTTCGACAAAGAGCATCACCTATACGAAGAGAACAGCAAGTTCAAGAACGTTATAAAAGACTACTACAAGCTCCTCGATAGGGAAATAAAAAAGACCCTCGAGCTTGTAGAGGAAGACACTTACGTAGTTGTAGTTTCAGATCACGGGGTAAAGAGAATGAAGGGTGCTTTTGCAGTTAATCAGTGGTTAATCGAGGAGGGCTATTTAAAAATCAGAAATCCTGAAATTCTCGAAAAAAGAGCCGGAGTAAAATTCGAGGAGCTGGACGTCGATTGGAATAAAACCGTTGCGTGGGCTTGGGGCGGATACTACTCGAGAATTTTCCTCAATGTTGAAGGGAGAGAAAAGAACGGGATAATAAAGAAATCCGAATACGAGAAAGTTAGGGAAGAAATAGCGGATCACGTAAAGTCGATAAGAGGACCTAACGGGGAGAAGTGGGATACGAAGGTTTTCTATCCAGAAGAAATATATCCGATCGCTTTGGGAGACAAGCCGGACTTAATGGTTTACTTCGACGATCTCTACTGGAGGGCTGCCGGAACTCTCGGCTGGGAGTCGAACTATCTCGCTGAGAACGATACCGGGCCAGACGATGCCGTCCATTCAGAATACGGAGTTTTCCTACTAAGCCATCCGGAAATAGAGAGTAAGCGGATTAGCTGCTCGATATACGACTTCGCTCCTACCATTCTAAAGCTTTTCGGCATAGAAGCTGAGTTCAGGGGGAATGCATTGATATGA
- a CDS encoding HEPN domain-containing protein encodes MRREVALWLKAAEDDVYDAELFFKNSRYFRTAFFSQQAVEKAFKAMFFIVKKEDPPKIHTVTELYAELKKSGFNLPKEIEEQLYILNKYYTVSRYPDAANGLPSESVDKIEAERALKIAKEVLDYAKKFAEESNRSG; translated from the coding sequence ATGCGAAGGGAGGTTGCTTTATGGCTGAAAGCTGCTGAAGACGACGTTTACGACGCAGAACTATTCTTTAAAAACTCAAGGTACTTTAGAACGGCTTTTTTCTCCCAGCAAGCTGTAGAAAAGGCATTTAAGGCTATGTTTTTCATTGTTAAAAAAGAAGATCCGCCGAAAATTCATACTGTCACTGAGCTATACGCTGAATTAAAGAAAAGCGGTTTTAACTTGCCTAAGGAGATAGAAGAGCAGCTCTACATTTTAAACAAATACTACACCGTCTCAAGATATCCAGATGCTGCAAACGGATTACCTTCGGAAAGCGTGGATAAAATAGAGGCGGAAAGAGCTTTGAAAATTGCGAAAGAGGTTTTAGATTATGCAAAGAAATTTGCCGAAGAGAGTAATAGAAGTGGCTGA
- a CDS encoding HEPN domain-containing protein, with amino-acid sequence MKEEVKVYLERSKKFERDAKFDFDNGDYDLAMFHIEQAMQLLIKAKLLDLKGYFERTHSLRKLLSELKDVEGVEDFLKKYKIVLRNLERAYVTSRYYFEEFFREEVEEAFKALEELRRILWKEQNTS; translated from the coding sequence ATGAAAGAAGAAGTAAAAGTGTACCTCGAAAGGTCTAAGAAGTTCGAGAGAGACGCTAAATTCGACTTCGACAACGGAGATTACGACTTGGCTATGTTCCACATAGAACAGGCGATGCAGCTTTTAATAAAAGCGAAGTTGCTCGACTTGAAAGGTTACTTTGAAAGAACACACAGCTTGAGGAAGCTCTTAAGCGAGCTTAAAGACGTAGAAGGTGTTGAAGATTTTTTGAAAAAATATAAAATCGTTTTGAGAAATCTCGAAAGAGCATACGTAACATCGAGATATTACTTCGAAGAATTTTTCAGAGAAGAGGTGGAGGAGGCTTTCAAAGCTTTAGAGGAGCTGAGGAGGATACTATGGAAAGAGCAGAATACTTCCTGA
- a CDS encoding DHH family phosphoesterase: protein MNLIIHHWDTDGICSASLILEAVDNSENITLPPGIFKFDERIWNAVKEAERVYVVDVNLPSEVERIEKPVVFLDHHIQSKIEKKNVVHVNPIFEGKQAPSASYVVSSFFSHWNWKSALGAVGDLGRRAFKLGWVLRILKKYELSEEEASRLAELINSPSLLFDRRGVEEAVEKVAKNDPKHLLEDEAWNRNVEKIEREIIRVLKRVRENGKFSLAKFSSDCNIASIIARKLVWDLNSEVAVVVNENYYGFSQFYVRVKEDRAEHYKIEELIKKLKSKNLNAGGKKDVLGVICEREKLGEVVKIIEKHFGESIW from the coding sequence ATGAATCTGATAATTCACCACTGGGACACAGACGGAATCTGTTCAGCATCTCTAATCTTGGAAGCTGTAGATAACTCTGAAAATATCACATTGCCTCCGGGCATTTTCAAATTCGATGAAAGAATCTGGAATGCCGTAAAAGAGGCGGAGAGAGTCTACGTGGTTGACGTAAACCTTCCCAGCGAGGTTGAAAGGATAGAAAAGCCTGTAGTCTTTTTGGATCACCACATTCAAAGTAAAATCGAAAAGAAGAATGTAGTTCACGTAAATCCAATTTTTGAAGGAAAGCAAGCCCCTTCAGCAAGCTATGTTGTCTCATCCTTTTTTTCTCACTGGAACTGGAAATCTGCTTTGGGAGCTGTGGGAGATCTCGGAAGACGAGCTTTCAAACTCGGATGGGTTTTAAGAATTTTGAAAAAGTATGAGTTGAGCGAAGAGGAGGCTTCACGCTTAGCGGAATTGATAAACTCCCCGTCTCTGCTTTTCGATAGAAGAGGAGTTGAGGAAGCGGTAGAGAAAGTTGCAAAAAACGATCCGAAGCATTTGCTTGAGGATGAGGCGTGGAACAGAAATGTTGAAAAAATCGAAAGAGAGATAATCAGGGTTTTGAAGAGAGTTCGCGAAAACGGTAAGTTTAGTCTGGCAAAGTTCTCTTCGGATTGCAACATTGCATCTATCATCGCGAGAAAACTCGTTTGGGACTTAAATAGCGAAGTTGCAGTAGTTGTTAACGAGAACTACTATGGCTTTTCTCAATTCTACGTGAGAGTTAAAGAGGATAGAGCTGAGCATTACAAGATTGAAGAGCTGATCAAAAAGTTGAAAAGCAAAAATTTGAACGCTGGAGGAAAAAAAGACGTTCTCGGAGTAATTTGCGAGAGAGAAAAGCTTGGTGAAGTTGTGAAAATTATTGAGAAACATTTCGGTGAAAGCATATGGTAA
- a CDS encoding nucleotidyltransferase domain-containing protein, with product MQRNLPKRVIEVAEKLKEALYKRGIKISGIYLFGSYARGDYLKRSDIDLIVVSDDWEGVAFLKRLDIVNEIIWKEKLGNVEVIPVTTEELKRKESIVLRDARKYWIRVL from the coding sequence ATGCAAAGAAATTTGCCGAAGAGAGTAATAGAAGTGGCTGAAAAATTAAAAGAGGCTCTTTATAAAAGGGGAATTAAGATTAGTGGAATTTACCTCTTCGGAAGCTACGCACGAGGAGATTACCTAAAGCGTAGCGATATCGATCTGATTGTTGTTTCCGACGATTGGGAAGGCGTAGCTTTTTTAAAAAGACTCGATATTGTTAACGAGATTATTTGGAAAGAGAAGCTCGGAAATGTCGAAGTAATTCCGGTAACTACTGAAGAGCTAAAGAGAAAAGAAAGTATAGTTCTGAGGGATGCTCGCAAATACTGGATTAGAGTTTTGTAA
- a CDS encoding sulfite exporter TauE/SafE family protein: MELYVLGFFVGFLVGLTGMGGGALMTPALIFLGIPPVVAVGTDLLYNSITRFFATVFHFKRGNVNVKASVFLLSGAIPGLALSTFLMLFVVENYGVNYLDILLTRVLALVLIISSTATIYKTFFGKKSDEIPKNSLLILIGFVVGFLVQLTSVGSGVLVTLFLLIFTGMISKVVVGTELLFGFVLTLLASIIHAKIGNVDFQLASILITSSAPGVILGVYANSKVDDRALRLILSFVILFMGIILLR, encoded by the coding sequence TTGGAACTCTACGTCCTCGGATTTTTCGTCGGATTTTTAGTGGGATTAACCGGAATGGGCGGAGGGGCTTTGATGACCCCCGCTTTGATTTTCTTAGGCATTCCTCCGGTTGTTGCTGTGGGAACGGATTTGCTATACAACTCAATAACGAGGTTTTTTGCAACCGTATTCCATTTCAAAAGGGGAAACGTCAACGTTAAAGCTTCCGTTTTTCTGCTTTCGGGAGCTATTCCGGGTTTGGCTTTGTCAACTTTCTTAATGCTGTTTGTTGTTGAGAATTATGGAGTAAATTACTTAGATATTCTTTTGACGAGGGTTCTGGCTTTAGTATTGATAATTTCCTCAACCGCAACGATTTACAAAACCTTCTTCGGAAAGAAGAGCGACGAAATCCCGAAAAATTCCCTCTTAATTCTCATCGGCTTCGTCGTTGGATTTTTGGTTCAGCTAACCTCCGTTGGCAGCGGAGTTCTCGTAACTCTCTTTCTTCTGATTTTTACCGGGATGATTTCGAAAGTTGTTGTCGGAACGGAGCTTCTCTTCGGCTTCGTTCTAACTTTGTTAGCTTCTATTATCCACGCTAAAATCGGTAACGTGGATTTTCAGCTTGCGTCGATCTTAATAACTTCCTCAGCTCCCGGGGTAATTTTAGGAGTTTACGCAAACTCGAAAGTTGACGATAGAGCTTTGAGGCTGATTCTATCCTTCGTCATACTCTTCATGGGAATTATTTTACTCCGCTAA
- a CDS encoding glycosyltransferase family 4 protein: MKIAYVTPRFHPYIGGVETHVYEIAKRIAKKFDVEVLTTDPGGKLPKVEEIDGITVRRFGSFAPSEAYYFSLELYRYLKKNSERYDLVHAHNYHAFPALFAALTKKKNKFLFTPHYHAAGHSFFRNLLHKPYKLVGRKIFEKADAIICVSNYEKNLVLRNFKVADRMYVIPNGINLDEFKDVGEMKKDKETEKKTILYVGRIEKYKGLDYVVKSLKYLPDNFTLEIVGKGSYKQKIVKLAKKLDVIDRIRFYQDLSRKELIERYVKADTLILLSKHEAYGIVVAEALAAKTPCIVANTSALSEWIDNKNVFGIDYPINVSELARLIERVSNVNVGDVKLLDWDEVVERLVNTYLL, encoded by the coding sequence GTGAAAATTGCCTACGTCACACCCCGCTTTCATCCTTACATCGGAGGAGTTGAAACCCACGTTTACGAAATAGCCAAGAGGATAGCGAAGAAGTTCGATGTTGAGGTTCTAACCACAGATCCGGGCGGAAAGCTGCCGAAAGTTGAAGAGATCGATGGAATTACCGTAAGGCGATTTGGATCTTTTGCACCTTCGGAGGCTTATTATTTCTCACTTGAGCTTTACAGATATTTAAAGAAAAATAGTGAGAGATACGATTTGGTTCACGCTCACAACTACCACGCATTTCCCGCTTTGTTCGCAGCTTTGACGAAGAAGAAAAACAAGTTTCTCTTCACTCCGCATTACCATGCTGCTGGACACAGCTTTTTCAGAAATCTGTTGCACAAACCGTATAAGCTCGTAGGCAGGAAAATTTTTGAGAAAGCTGACGCTATAATTTGCGTTTCCAACTACGAAAAAAATTTGGTTTTAAGGAATTTTAAGGTTGCCGATAGAATGTATGTTATCCCGAACGGAATAAATTTGGATGAGTTTAAAGACGTTGGTGAGATGAAGAAAGATAAAGAAACGGAAAAGAAAACTATCCTCTACGTCGGGAGAATCGAGAAGTACAAGGGGCTGGATTACGTCGTAAAATCGCTGAAATACTTGCCCGATAACTTCACACTTGAGATTGTCGGTAAAGGTAGTTACAAGCAGAAGATAGTTAAACTCGCCAAGAAGTTAGATGTTATCGACAGGATTAGGTTTTATCAGGACTTAAGCAGAAAAGAACTTATCGAGAGGTATGTAAAGGCTGACACCCTCATCCTTTTATCCAAGCACGAAGCTTACGGAATCGTTGTCGCTGAGGCTTTAGCGGCAAAAACACCTTGTATTGTTGCTAACACATCCGCTTTGAGTGAATGGATAGACAACAAGAACGTTTTCGGTATTGATTACCCAATAAACGTTTCGGAGCTTGCCAGACTGATAGAGAGAGTTTCGAATGTTAATGTTGGAGATGTAAAATTGCTGGATTGGGATGAAGTCGTGGAAAGATTGGTAAATACCTATCTGCTCTAA
- a CDS encoding nucleotidyltransferase domain-containing protein: MERAEYFLNFKKYAEEIKRILKEHLSEFEVYVFGSVVRGDYSIGLSDIDIAVVSDELKDREKKLEIYDLLLEKFFETPFEFHLLTKEKWKFYLRFIKNDYVKI, from the coding sequence ATGGAAAGAGCAGAATACTTCCTGAACTTCAAAAAATACGCTGAAGAAATAAAGAGAATCTTGAAAGAGCATCTTTCGGAGTTTGAGGTTTACGTTTTCGGCTCGGTCGTGAGGGGAGATTATTCGATAGGATTGAGCGATATAGATATTGCTGTCGTGTCTGACGAGCTGAAAGATAGGGAAAAGAAACTGGAGATATACGATTTACTCTTAGAAAAATTCTTCGAAACCCCTTTCGAGTTCCATCTTTTAACGAAGGAGAAGTGGAAGTTCTATCTAAGGTTTATTAAAAACGACTACGTAAAAATTTAG
- the sat gene encoding sulfate adenylyltransferase, with translation MPAKPHGGKLVNRVVAEDRRSKLLEEAKELPKIEISKETAVEVENIAHGVYSPLEGFMTRNDFISVLETMRLENDLPWTIPIVLDVSLDELEKLEIREGDVVALVTNGDVEALMEVEEIYEFDKREYAEKVFKTTDLDHPGVKKVFEMRDRLVGGKIELLNRIENPFEKYTLQPIETRVLFKELGWRTIVGFQTRNAPHLGHEYVQKTALTFVDGLFINPVIGKKKKGDFRDEVILKAYEVLIEKYYLKNRAVLAILRTEMRYAGPREAIFHAIVRKNFGCTHFIVGRDHAGVGSYYKPYEAQEIFEEFPDLGITPIFFKQFYYCKKCYGYVNEAVCPHRGDDIIPPSGTKIREMLMEGKFPPREMMRPEVAEVILSFEKPFVD, from the coding sequence ATGCCAGCAAAACCTCACGGAGGAAAGCTCGTTAATAGAGTTGTCGCTGAAGATAGAAGAAGTAAATTACTTGAAGAAGCTAAAGAATTGCCGAAAATAGAGATTTCAAAGGAAACGGCTGTAGAGGTAGAAAACATAGCTCACGGAGTTTACTCGCCTCTTGAAGGATTCATGACGAGAAACGACTTCATTTCAGTTCTTGAGACCATGCGTTTGGAAAACGATCTTCCGTGGACTATTCCGATTGTTCTCGACGTTTCCCTCGATGAGCTTGAAAAGTTAGAAATTCGTGAAGGGGACGTTGTAGCTTTAGTTACCAACGGCGACGTGGAAGCTTTGATGGAAGTGGAGGAAATTTACGAATTCGATAAAAGAGAGTACGCTGAAAAAGTTTTCAAGACAACAGATTTGGATCATCCTGGAGTAAAAAAAGTCTTCGAAATGAGAGATAGGCTCGTTGGAGGGAAAATAGAGCTTTTGAATCGAATCGAAAATCCCTTCGAAAAGTACACTCTCCAGCCAATAGAGACGAGAGTTTTGTTTAAAGAGCTTGGATGGAGAACCATCGTCGGATTTCAAACGAGGAACGCCCCGCATTTAGGGCACGAGTACGTTCAGAAAACGGCTTTAACTTTCGTAGACGGTCTTTTCATCAACCCAGTCATAGGAAAAAAGAAGAAAGGTGATTTCAGAGACGAGGTTATACTCAAAGCCTACGAAGTTTTGATCGAAAAGTACTACCTAAAGAACAGAGCGGTTTTGGCAATTCTTAGAACTGAAATGCGTTATGCTGGTCCAAGGGAGGCGATTTTTCACGCTATAGTGAGGAAGAATTTTGGATGTACTCATTTCATAGTTGGAAGAGATCACGCCGGAGTTGGAAGCTATTACAAACCTTACGAAGCTCAGGAGATATTCGAGGAATTTCCAGATTTGGGAATTACTCCAATATTTTTCAAGCAGTTTTACTACTGCAAGAAGTGCTACGGATACGTGAACGAGGCAGTTTGCCCCCACAGAGGGGATGACATAATTCCTCCAAGCGGAACGAAAATAAGAGAGATGCTTATGGAAGGAAAATTCCCGCCAAGAGAAATGATGCGTCCAGAAGTGGCTGAAGTGATTTTAAGCTTCGAAAAACCCTTCGTTGATTAG
- a CDS encoding glycosyltransferase family 2 protein has protein sequence MRVSVVISTYTKERLEDVKRCVESLKSQTREPDEIILVLDPVDELVSFYESRIGEGIRIVKSNGFGLSNARNKGIEVSKGDIIAFVDDDAWADKRWLENLLRNFEDEKVWIAGGKIVPVFDKKRPRWLAEELDWIVGCTYKGMPESRAEVRNPIGANMAFRRVVFEVAGKFKAEVGRYGKKLLGSEETELCLRLKKLKPEAKIIYDPSAVVYHRVPESRAKLSYALRRAYYEGFSKAILSREHELSTEKRYLNFVLKSALQRIARGELTESLGILIAVTFVALGRVRGYLHVNLLSRV, from the coding sequence GTGCGAGTTTCGGTCGTGATTTCGACGTACACTAAGGAGAGACTCGAAGACGTCAAGCGGTGCGTCGAGTCGCTAAAGAGTCAGACGAGGGAGCCAGATGAGATAATTCTCGTTCTCGATCCCGTTGACGAACTCGTGAGTTTCTACGAAAGTCGGATTGGAGAAGGAATAAGGATAGTAAAGTCCAACGGTTTCGGTCTTTCGAATGCGAGAAACAAGGGGATCGAGGTCTCAAAAGGCGATATAATTGCTTTCGTAGACGACGACGCCTGGGCTGATAAGAGGTGGCTGGAGAACTTGCTGAGGAATTTCGAAGACGAAAAGGTTTGGATAGCGGGAGGAAAAATCGTTCCTGTATTTGATAAAAAAAGACCAAGATGGCTTGCCGAAGAGCTCGACTGGATCGTCGGCTGCACGTACAAGGGGATGCCGGAAAGCAGAGCTGAAGTAAGGAATCCAATCGGCGCGAATATGGCTTTTAGAAGGGTAGTTTTTGAGGTCGCTGGAAAATTTAAAGCGGAAGTCGGGAGGTACGGTAAAAAACTGCTCGGAAGCGAAGAGACTGAACTCTGTTTAAGGCTGAAAAAGTTGAAGCCGGAAGCCAAGATAATCTACGATCCCTCAGCTGTAGTTTACCACAGAGTTCCAGAAAGCAGAGCGAAGCTTAGCTACGCTTTGAGGAGAGCCTACTACGAAGGTTTCTCGAAGGCGATTTTAAGTAGAGAACACGAGCTCTCCACGGAGAAGCGCTACCTCAACTTCGTTTTGAAGTCTGCGCTGCAGAGAATTGCGAGAGGTGAGCTTACTGAAAGCTTGGGAATTCTGATCGCCGTCACGTTCGTCGCGCTGGGGAGAGTTCGCGGCTACCTCCACGTAAACTTGCTTTCGAGAGTGTAG